Within the Deinococcus sp. Leaf326 genome, the region TGCCGGGATTGCCGAATTCAGTGTGTATGTCGACCGTGCCGCCCGGGGAACGGGGGCTGGGAAGGCGGCCATGCAGGCGCTCCTGGCGGACGCACAGGCGGCTGGGTACTGGAAATTGCTCTCGCGTGTTTTTCCGGAGAACACCGCAAGCCGAAAGCTCCTGAGCTCTCTGGGTTTCCGTGAAGTCGGCCTCTATGAACGGCATGGCCAGCTCGATGGATTCTGGAAGGACGTAGTAATCGTCGAAAAACTGCTGTGATCCTGGCCTGTATATGCTCGAATGAGACATGGCCCGTGCCACCCGGACGCTCAACCCCCTGCACTTCGAAGATCTGGAACCTCACCGCTTCGAGGACCTGGTCCGGCAGCTGGCCTACGAGTACCGACCCTGGAGCAGTATCGAGGCTACGGGCCGAGGTGGGGCCGACGATGGCATCGATATCCGGGCGTTCGAGCCGGGCAGTGCACGTCCGTTAGAAGAGGGTGACGAAGACGAGGACCTCCTCTCCGTGAACCCTGGACGGTTATGGATCATCCAGTGCAAGCGGGAGAGACGCATCGGTCCTGCACAAGTCCGGCGCTATGTGGAGGAAAGTGTGCAGGACCCCGACGCGCCTTACGGCTTTATCCTCGCGGCGGCCTGCGACTTCAGCAAGAAAGGCTATGACGCCTTCCGGCTGGCTCTCATCGGGACTGGCGTACAGGAGTTCCATCTGTGGGGCAAGGCTGAGTTGGAAGACATGCTGTTCCAGCCGAAGAATGATCACTTACTCTTCGCATACTTTGGAATCAGTTTATAGACCCGTAAGCGCTCGAAACAAAATGAGCTCAGGGCGAGTCTGGCTTTACGAAAACGGATCTTGCGTGCTTTTAAAAGCGAGAATGGTGAAATAGATCAAGAAGTTCTACTCCTGGATGCGGAGTGTACGGAGTACCCGTATGTCAGTCGAGTTCCAGATTTTGACAGGGTCGCTCCCTGGGGGATTTTCAGAGTCAGTTTCGTTCATCCCCAGCACTTTCTCGTCATTGAGCTCAAACGACAACTCGCCTATGCCGTAACGGATTCAGGGGCATGGGACGTTTTGGATCAAAGCAATATTCCCGTCACCCAGACTGACTTGTTTGAGGGACCAGATCGGATCATCGATTCGGAAGCGGGAAAGCGTTATCAGTTATGGCAAGGTAATGTTGCTCACCCAGAACGTGCCGAGCTGGTCACCATAACGCTGTTACCACTTGAACGCGTTGTTGGAATTCTCGAATCTGGCGATGTTGTCCACAAATTACCCATTTTATACATTCAAGCTGATAGTCAGGGCAGGCTGATCTCCGCAGAGACGAAACAAAGACTGGAATTTACCAGCTGGACTCATCAATACACTCTGAACCCTGATCCCAAAAAGCGCGTTCCCTTCTTTCAAAACCTTTCTAAGGAAGAGAACGCGCTGGATTCTTCGTCAAACTAAGGAGGTCTCAGCTCCGGTTCCCAAAGCGGCTAGCGAGCGCTCGACCGTCATGGCGGCGCGGGTGCCGGCGCCCACGCTCGTGGCGAGCTGGCGGTACACGTAGTCGCTCACGTCGCCGGCCGCGAACAGCATCGGCACGCTCGTGTAGATCTCCTCGGTGACTTCCACTGTGTCCCAGATGAACTTCATCTTGGGGTGCGCGAAGGCGCGGGCCTGGGCCACCTTGTTGGCCCGCAGGCTGTCGCGGCGGTGGATCAGCGTGACCTCGTCGGCGAATTTGGTCAGGAACAAGCCTTCCTCGACGGCCGCGTCACCGCCGCCCACCACGACCACCTTCTTGCCGCGGTAGAAGAAACCGTCACAGGTGGCGCAGGTGCTCACGCCGCGCCCCCAGAACTCTTCCTCACCGGGCACGTTCAGGCGCTTGGGGTTGGCGCCGGTCGCCAGGATCACACTCTTGGCGCGGTACTCGCCGCCGTACCCCGCCACCGTGAAGGGATAGGGGTGAGACGTGGGGTCGTGGCGGATGCCCTGCACCTCGTCCATCTCGATCTTCGCGCCGAACTTCTCGGCCTGCTGCTGCATGCGCTGCGCGAGTTCCATGCCCGGAATCGGATCGGGGAAGCCAGGGTAGTTCTCGACCTCCTCGGTCTGGGCGATCTGGCCGCCGGGCAGCCCCTTTTCCAGAATGACGGTCGAGAGGTTGGCGCGGCCCGTGTAGATGGCCTGGCCGCCGGGCAGCCCCTTTTCCAGAATGACGGTCGAGAGGTTGGCGCGGCCCGTGTAGATGGCCGCCGTCAGGCCGGCGGGACCGCCACCGATGATGGCGACATCGTAGGTCTTCATTTCAACCTCCTCGCCCAGTTCGGAGCTGCTGGGCTTCTTTCGCGCCGTGATACGCATGCTCTTCCGCCCAACGGGCTGCTGCCTCAACGTTGTAGGGGATTCGGCGGAACGAGACGCTCCAGCAGCCTGCTTCCCCTTCCAGCAGCACCCAGCGGGCCGAGGGGTGACCATCCTTCTGACGACTGACGGCGCCCGCATTGACCACCGTGAGGGCACCGATCTGCCGAATATGCTCCAGGTGGGAGTGACCGACGATGATCACCCTCGCCTCCTTGATGTCTCCCAGGCGCGCCAGCACCTGCTCGTCACTGGCCCAGGCTTTCTGCTCGCGCAGGAGATAGGTCCAGGCACTCTCGGGCGTGCCGTGCGCCGCCAGGACTTGACCGTCCGCCAGAGCAACGGAGGTGGGGAGCCCCGCGACGTAGGCCCCCGCACCTTCAGGCAGCTGTTCATGGAGCCACGTCAACATCTCGCGCTTCTCTGTGGTCTCGCTCAGGACTTCCCCCAGGCGTTCATCCGTGTTTCCCCGGACTTCCAGCACGCCGTGCTCCGCTTTAAGCGCTTGTTGCACCTGCCATGCCCCAGCGGGGTCCGCGCCACCGAAGAGTTGGTCCCCAAGGTTCACCCAGGCGTCCGGTTCACACCGCTCGATATCCTGTACCACAGCATCCAGGGCGAACCGATTCCCGTGGACATCCCCAAACACTGCAATTTTCATGCCTGTTCCTCCACCCACCGTCGCACTTGCGCGTCGATCTCATTGCGAACTCGGCGGAACACTTCGAGCCGCTCCGCCTCGCTGCCTGTCGCCGCGGCAGGGTCCTCGAAGGGCCACGCTTCCCGCTTGAACGCGAACGGGAAGATCGGGCAGTTGCGTTCTGCGCGGTCGCAGACGGTGATGACGTGGGTGAAATGGCCCTTCAGGAGTGGAGTGGTGCTCTTCGGGTTCAGATGAGCGGTGGGAAATCCAGCTTCCTGCAGGACGCGCACGGTCAGCGGATTGAGGAGACCGGGTTCCAGCCCGGCAGACGTCACCTCGAAGCGCTCACCCCCATGATGTTCGAGCAGAACCTGGGCCATCTGGGAGCGGGCCGTATTCCCGGAGCAGATAAACAGGACGCGGGGTTTGCTGGTGGGGTCGTTCTGGGTCATATCGGTGCTCCTTCTGGATCAGGGAGTTACAG harbors:
- a CDS encoding arsinothricin resistance N-acetyltransferase ArsN1 family A, which translates into the protein MVLNEPRPARPADAPEIARIYTQGIEDRSSTFETRPRTADDVASWFDGQHPIVVVERQGQVIAFASTSLYRPRECYAGIAEFSVYVDRAARGTGAGKAAMQALLADAQAAGYWKLLSRVFPENTASRKLLSSLGFREVGLYERHGQLDGFWKDVVIVEKLL
- a CDS encoding arsenate reductase ArsC, producing MTQNDPTSKPRVLFICSGNTARSQMAQVLLEHHGGERFEVTSAGLEPGLLNPLTVRVLQEAGFPTAHLNPKSTTPLLKGHFTHVITVCDRAERNCPIFPFAFKREAWPFEDPAAATGSEAERLEVFRRVRNEIDAQVRRWVEEQA
- a CDS encoding restriction endonuclease, whose product is MARATRTLNPLHFEDLEPHRFEDLVRQLAYEYRPWSSIEATGRGGADDGIDIRAFEPGSARPLEEGDEDEDLLSVNPGRLWIIQCKRERRIGPAQVRRYVEESVQDPDAPYGFILAAACDFSKKGYDAFRLALIGTGVQEFHLWGKAELEDMLFQPKNDHLLFAYFGISL
- a CDS encoding NAD(P)/FAD-dependent oxidoreductase — protein: MKTYDVAIIGGGPAGLTAAIYTGRANLSTVILEKGLPGGQAIYTGRANLSTVILEKGLPGGQIAQTEEVENYPGFPDPIPGMELAQRMQQQAEKFGAKIEMDEVQGIRHDPTSHPYPFTVAGYGGEYRAKSVILATGANPKRLNVPGEEEFWGRGVSTCATCDGFFYRGKKVVVVGGGDAAVEEGLFLTKFADEVTLIHRRDSLRANKVAQARAFAHPKMKFIWDTVEVTEEIYTSVPMLFAAGDVSDYVYRQLATSVGAGTRAAMTVERSLAALGTGAETSLV
- a CDS encoding metallophosphoesterase, which produces MKIAVFGDVHGNRFALDAVVQDIERCEPDAWVNLGDQLFGGADPAGAWQVQQALKAEHGVLEVRGNTDERLGEVLSETTEKREMLTWLHEQLPEGAGAYVAGLPTSVALADGQVLAAHGTPESAWTYLLREQKAWASDEQVLARLGDIKEARVIIVGHSHLEHIRQIGALTVVNAGAVSRQKDGHPSARWVLLEGEAGCWSVSFRRIPYNVEAAARWAEEHAYHGAKEAQQLRTGRGG